Genomic window (Bacillus vallismortis):
ATTTTCTACATTTTTAGAAACACTGATCGTTCCGCCAATAATGAGAATATTGTCAGGATTTAGTTTTGCTATTTCACTTTCTGTTTTTGGTGTTAGCGAACCTGCGTCTGTTAATAAAATCGGTGCGTCGTATTTTTTGGCAAGCGGTGTTGCTGAGAGCGCATCTGCAAAAGCGTCTCGATTCACAATGACCACAGTCGTTGGATTTGTCCAGCCGGCTGAAGCTACATTATTGGCAACATCAAAACGGGTTGCCCCTCCGTATCGCTCTGTATCCGCAATTCTTGAACCCGGAATTTCATAGCCGCCTGTAATATCGACATTCAAGCTTGATTTGTTGCCTACATAATTGCTCAGCTTCACCGAAATGGTTTTATCAGCGGCTTTCGCAGACTGCATAAACGCCGGGCATGCAAGAGCCGCCGCAGTGACTGACGTAAGAAGCAAGAGCTTCATTTTTTTCAAAACATAGAACCCCCTAAGAAGTTTTTATTACTTCGTCTCAAGATTCTTTAGCGTTAAGACGCCATTTGAATCTTTTGTGTATTCAACAACCACTTTTTGTCCTTCTGAAATGCTGTTCATTTTGTCCTGAAGGTCTGAACCAACCTGAATCATAGTCTCGTCACCATCAATATCGACGGCAATCGTATGGCTGTCCGCCAAACCGGCAAACGTGCCTTCCTTCGTTACACTCTCTTCAGCAGCAGCATCCTGGCTGTCTGTATTTGTTTCTGAACCTGATGAGTTCTCAGCTGTGCCGCATGCAGATAAAAGTAGCAGCATTGAGAACATTAGAATAGCAAGTTTTTTCATTCCTATATCACCTCTCCTGTTTTTATCGACAATTTTAAGCTTATTTTAAGATTTCTATCAAAACAACGAAAAGTTTTTGCGGATTTTCTTAAAATACCGAAACATTTGTTACAAGCAGCCGTCTATTGTAAAGAATCAGACAAATTTTAGTTGTTTTCAAATATTAAGAAACTTATAATCGTACTAGATTACAAAAAAGCGAGGACTTTATTATGAGAGCTGAAAAAAGAAAGAAAAAAAGAAAGGCATTACTTGTCATTTTAGCCATTGTGGCCGTTTTAGTGCTCGGAACAGGCGGCTATGCCTACTACTTATGGCATAAAGCTGCTTCAACTGTGGCAAGTATTCATGAGAGTATTGATAAATCTAAAAAAAGGGATAAAGAGGTCAACATCAATAAAAAAGATCCGTTTTCCGTCTTAATTATGGGTGTGGATGAACGCGACGGAGATGTAGGCCGTGCCGATACGCTCATTTATATGACCGTTAACCCAAAAACGAATACAACTGACATGGTCAGCATTCCGCGAGACACATATACAAAAATTATCGGAAAAGGCACAATGGATAAAATCAACCATTCATACGCATACGGCGGTACGCAGATGACAGTTGATACGGTTGAAAACTTCCTCGATGTTCCGGTTGATTATTTCATAAAAGTGAACATGGAAAGCTTTAGAGACGTTGTTGACACACTTGGCGGCATAACAGTTAACAGCACATTCGCGTTCAGCTATGACGGTTATTCATTCGGAAAAGGTGAAATCACGCTGAACGGCAAAGAGGCGCTCGCCTATAGCCGGATGAGAAAAGAAGATCCAAGAGGCGATTTTGGCCGTCAGGACCGCCAGCGCCAAGTCATCCAAGGAATCATTAATAAAGGCGCGAATATCTCTTCCATTACGAAATTTGGAGATATGTTCAAAGTGGTTGAAGATAATGTGAAAACGAACTTGACCTTTGATGACATGTGGGATATTCAGTCCGACTACAAGGGCGCGCGTAAAAAAATTGAGCAGCACGAACTGAAAGGTCAAGGCACAAAAATCAATGGAATCTACTACTACCAAGCTGATGAAACTGCCCTTTCCAATATCACAAAAAAGCTGAAGGAAAACCTCGATAGCTAAAACAAAAAGAAGCTTCGCACAGTGTGCAAAGCTTCTTTTTTATTTGCCTGTAAATGAATCCGGTTGCTCTTTCCGGTATCCGTAATGAAACAGCAATTCTTCCACAATCCGGCGGGAAGCCTCTCCATCGCCAT
Coding sequences:
- a CDS encoding LytR family transcriptional regulator, translating into MRAEKRKKKRKALLVILAIVAVLVLGTGGYAYYLWHKAASTVASIHESIDKSKKRDKEVNINKKDPFSVLIMGVDERDGDVGRADTLIYMTVNPKTNTTDMVSIPRDTYTKIIGKGTMDKINHSYAYGGTQMTVDTVENFLDVPVDYFIKVNMESFRDVVDTLGGITVNSTFAFSYDGYSFGKGEITLNGKEALAYSRMRKEDPRGDFGRQDRQRQVIQGIINKGANISSITKFGDMFKVVEDNVKTNLTFDDMWDIQSDYKGARKKIEQHELKGQGTKINGIYYYQADETALSNITKKLKENLDS